One region of Terriglobales bacterium genomic DNA includes:
- a CDS encoding DUF2934 domain-containing protein, producing the protein MSSTPKRVRTPRATTSRVKSAKTAPENGTQIPVEDMIRVRAYQLWEQRGRQDGSAEQDWLLAEAEVRGRSA; encoded by the coding sequence GTGTCGAGTACGCCGAAGAGAGTCCGCACGCCCCGCGCTACCACGTCCCGGGTAAAATCCGCCAAGACCGCGCCTGAGAACGGCACGCAAATCCCGGTGGAAGACATGATCCGCGTGCGCGCGTATCAGCTGTGGGAACAGCGCGGCCGCCAGGATGGATCGGCCGAGCAGGACTGGCTGCTGGCCGAAGCCGAAGTGCGCGGGCGAAGCGCATAA
- a CDS encoding response regulator, which translates to MTADGKEHVLLLDDDALQLRVRAMVLEQAGYGVATAESLDRALDLFKAGSGFKAVVTDHLLAGENGVEFVRRLRQMDANVPVIVITGLPWAEGEYAGLKVTFLFKPCPAEELIAAVRQSRPAAAR; encoded by the coding sequence TTGACCGCTGACGGCAAGGAACATGTCCTGCTGCTCGACGACGACGCGCTGCAACTGCGCGTGCGCGCCATGGTGCTGGAGCAGGCGGGATACGGCGTGGCGACGGCCGAGTCGCTGGATCGGGCGCTGGATCTGTTCAAGGCCGGCAGCGGCTTCAAGGCGGTGGTGACCGATCATCTGCTGGCGGGCGAAAATGGCGTGGAATTCGTGCGCCGTCTGCGGCAGATGGACGCTAACGTTCCCGTCATCGTCATCACCGGGCTTCCGTGGGCCGAAGGTGAGTACGCGGGCCTGAAGGTCACGTTTCTGTTCAAGCCCTGCCCGGCAGAGGAGCTGATTGCTGCCGTCCGGCAGAGCCGGCCCGCGGCCGCCCGCTAG
- a CDS encoding cytochrome c-type biogenesis protein CcmH, which translates to MRWSVIGRWPLAKNKKLAAVAAVALLLVLTMGAGDDATRFNSLGHRMICACGCNQILLECNHVGCTYSDRMRNELSTALTRGDSDDLVLQGFVQKYGATVLSAPTTTGFNRVAWIMPFAVLAAGTWLAVMFARRWQGRVVTRGAGADLGEIDIAGMDVEALRRRAREETQL; encoded by the coding sequence ATGCGGTGGTCGGTCATTGGTCGCTGGCCGTTGGCCAAGAACAAGAAGCTCGCCGCGGTCGCGGCCGTCGCGCTCCTCCTGGTTCTCACCATGGGCGCAGGCGATGACGCCACGCGGTTCAATTCACTCGGACATCGGATGATCTGCGCGTGCGGATGCAACCAGATCCTGCTGGAGTGCAATCACGTGGGCTGCACCTACTCCGACAGGATGCGCAACGAGCTGAGCACGGCGCTTACGCGCGGCGACAGCGACGACCTGGTGCTGCAAGGCTTTGTGCAGAAGTATGGCGCGACCGTGCTCTCGGCGCCGACCACGACCGGGTTCAATCGCGTGGCCTGGATCATGCCGTTCGCCGTGCTGGCCGCGGGGACGTGGCTGGCGGTGATGTTCGCGCGCCGGTGGCAAGGGCGCGTGGTAACGCGCGGCGCCGGCGCCGATCTGGGCGAGATTGACATTGCCGGCATGGACGTGGAGGCGCTGCGCCGCCGCGCACGCGAGGAGACGCAACTATGA
- a CDS encoding heme lyase CcmF/NrfE family subunit — protein MPQIGSFALLLGLALAVYSLGAGALALMRPSAGIDRLGETARRAGIATWFVLTAAVVCLVTAAFTNDFRMAYIFHHSNRALPAPYKFAALWSGQEGSLLFWSWLLATYGLVLRLRHRVDTRLVAHASVILAAVQVFFLLLMNFAAHPFAVVANPPADGNGLNPLLQYPEMVIHPPMLYLGYVGFTVPFAFALGALIMRYPGEKWIHITRRWTMVTWLFLTCGIFLGAHWAYSVLGWGGYWGWDPVENASLLPWLTGTAFLHSVMMQEKRGMLKVWNMWLIFATFLLAIFGTFLTRSGLVSSVHAFAQSSIGNWFIVFLALTMCTCLFFFLKNRSHLVSEHWLESLVSRESSFLFNNLLLLAACFAVLWGTLFPVLSEAVQGTKVTVGPPFFNRVNIPIAMLLLLLTGIGPLLAWRKTSAESLKRNFTWPVLVAMVATVAQIAMGVRPWQDIAQFYSLTAVSLSVLVAAIVISEFIRGGRVIRGHTGQPLPAAMLQLARRNTRRYGGYIVHFGVVVIMIGFAGAAFNQDKEQELGYGDQMTIGSYTMVCRSYTQDDNPNYSNEWAILDVYKGGQQVGQMFPERRFYKASETASTIVANRSTPREDLYLIYAGRNPDTGRPIIKARVNPLVMWIWTGVWIVVAGTVFALLPNLAAARVTAPARARHEQVPVGAGD, from the coding sequence ATGCCGCAAATTGGCAGCTTCGCCCTGCTTCTGGGACTCGCCCTGGCGGTTTACAGCCTGGGCGCGGGTGCGCTGGCACTTATGCGTCCCTCCGCCGGCATTGACCGGCTGGGCGAGACCGCGCGGCGCGCGGGAATCGCCACCTGGTTCGTTTTGACGGCCGCAGTCGTGTGCCTGGTGACGGCGGCGTTCACCAACGATTTTCGAATGGCATACATCTTCCACCACTCCAACCGCGCGCTGCCGGCGCCCTACAAGTTCGCGGCCCTGTGGTCGGGTCAGGAAGGTTCGTTGCTGTTCTGGTCGTGGCTGCTGGCGACGTACGGGCTGGTGCTGCGGCTGCGGCACAGGGTGGACACGCGGCTGGTGGCGCACGCCAGCGTGATCCTGGCGGCGGTGCAGGTCTTCTTCCTGCTGCTGATGAATTTTGCCGCGCATCCGTTCGCGGTGGTGGCGAACCCGCCGGCCGACGGCAACGGGCTGAACCCGCTGCTGCAGTATCCGGAGATGGTGATCCACCCGCCCATGCTCTACCTGGGCTACGTGGGATTCACGGTGCCTTTTGCGTTCGCGCTGGGCGCGCTGATCATGCGGTATCCCGGCGAAAAGTGGATCCACATCACCCGCCGCTGGACGATGGTGACGTGGCTGTTTCTCACCTGCGGCATTTTTCTCGGCGCGCACTGGGCGTACTCGGTGCTGGGCTGGGGAGGCTACTGGGGATGGGACCCGGTGGAGAACGCTTCCCTGCTGCCTTGGCTCACCGGCACGGCCTTCCTGCACTCGGTCATGATGCAGGAGAAGCGCGGCATGCTGAAGGTGTGGAACATGTGGCTGATCTTCGCCACGTTCCTGCTGGCGATCTTCGGCACGTTCCTCACGCGCAGCGGACTGGTGAGTTCGGTGCACGCGTTCGCGCAATCTTCGATTGGCAACTGGTTCATTGTTTTTCTCGCGCTGACGATGTGCACGTGCCTGTTCTTCTTTCTGAAGAACCGCTCGCACCTGGTGAGCGAGCACTGGCTGGAGTCGCTGGTGTCGCGCGAGTCAAGTTTCCTGTTCAACAACCTGCTGCTGCTGGCGGCGTGTTTCGCGGTGTTGTGGGGAACGTTGTTCCCGGTGCTGTCGGAAGCCGTGCAGGGGACGAAGGTGACGGTTGGCCCGCCATTTTTCAATCGCGTAAACATTCCCATCGCCATGTTGCTGCTGCTGCTCACCGGCATTGGTCCGCTGCTGGCGTGGCGCAAGACGAGCGCCGAGAGCCTGAAGCGCAACTTCACCTGGCCGGTGCTGGTCGCCATGGTGGCGACCGTGGCGCAGATCGCGATGGGGGTGCGGCCGTGGCAGGACATCGCGCAGTTCTACTCGCTGACGGCGGTGTCGCTGTCGGTGCTGGTGGCGGCGATCGTGATTTCCGAATTCATCCGAGGCGGGCGCGTGATCCGCGGGCACACTGGCCAGCCGCTGCCCGCGGCCATGCTGCAACTGGCGCGCCGCAACACGCGCCGCTACGGCGGATACATCGTGCACTTCGGCGTGGTGGTGATCATGATCGGTTTCGCCGGCGCCGCCTTCAATCAGGACAAAGAGCAGGAGCTGGGCTACGGCGACCAGATGACCATCGGCTCCTACACGATGGTTTGCCGGTCGTATACGCAGGACGACAATCCGAACTACTCCAACGAGTGGGCGATCCTCGACGTCTACAAGGGCGGGCAGCAGGTGGGGCAGATGTTTCCCGAGCGCCGCTTCTACAAGGCGAGCGAGACGGCGAGCACGATCGTGGCGAACCGCTCGACGCCGCGCGAAGACCTTTACCTTATTTATGCGGGACGGAATCCCGACACGGGCCGGCCGATCATCAAGGCGCGCGTGAATCCGCTGGTCATGTGGATCTGGACGGGCGTGTGGATCGTCGTGGCCGGAACGGTGTTCGCGCTGCTGCCGAACCTTGCCGCGGCACGCGTGACCGCGCCGGCCCGGGCGCGGCATGAGCAGGTGCCGGTGGGAGCGGGGGACTGA
- a CDS encoding error-prone DNA polymerase produces MGYIELHARSAFSFLEGASLPGALAGVCAEQGMPAMALLDRDGVYGAPRFHLAAKKLGVKAHIGAEVTTSVSRFPFHVSRTAPDEQRETRSVKRETFFRLPLLVASRGGYQNLCRLITRMKLRAPKIPLESRPETFASATLEEAAGFSSGLICLTGGPEGPLAAALSAGGEEAGRECLAGLTEIFGREGVYVELQRHFDRNEEARNQAALGLARSLKLPVVATNGVCHATEAECELLDVFTAIGAHTTLDGAGRLLARNGERRIKPPSEMARLFADLPEAIAATEEISSRLEFSLADLGYEFPRYPAPDGETEMSFLRKRTEEGARERYQARARTDSDRNLWARAKRQIERELALIEKLKLAGYFLIVWDIVRFCREQGILAQGRGSAANSAVCYSLGITAVDPVGMELLFERFLSEERGEWPDIDLDLPSGDRRERVIQHVYERYGKLGAAMTANVITYRGRLAAREMGKALGFDEETTGRLSSLVGSWEYKDPDDTLKRQFRQAGFDLRHPRMRKFFELCLRVQDLPRHLGQHSGGMVICQGQLDSVAPLEPASMPGRVVVQWDKDDCADMGIIKVDLLGLGMMAVLEDSLGLIRDHYQEDVDLAQLPANDPEVYAALKKADTVGMFQIESRAQMSCLPRMKPERFYDIVVQVAIIRPGPIVGKMVNPYLERRQGRQKVEYPHPSLEPVLERTLGVPIFQEQLLRMAMIAAGFTGGEAEELRRAFGFKRAEARMVDVEKKLRAGMQRNGIEPAAQEAILHAITSFALYGFPESHAASFALLAYASAYLKCHYLAAFTAAMLNNQPMGFYAPATLVKDAQRHGLRVLPVDVCRSEWLCTLEKTLSPRRSGDAEEGVSGPTFRVSRASSGPRETRNAKLETPCISVSPRLRGEEALAVRLGLRYVRGMRQEAAQALVRARRERAFDSVDDLVLRVPELRRPELLMLAEIGALNSVASCRLPVASYVSRFPFHVSREEQSVSFEPRCHPEDPQTATARRESKRDERLGRLGKRETRNEQRSATGNWQPATGNLFSHRRDALWQVERATRPAGPLLERVPRAPHEHGEDADSPLEPMTHQERLVADYHGTGMTVGPHPMAFRRRELAGMGVRSAIDLPKLPHGKKVKSAGCVIARQRPGTASGFVFLSLEDETGISNAIITPDLFDQNRFLLVSERFLLIEGTLQNQDGVVSVKADRVRPLSVTQAETVSHDFH; encoded by the coding sequence ATGGGCTACATCGAACTCCATGCCCGCTCCGCATTCAGCTTCCTGGAGGGTGCGTCGCTTCCGGGGGCGCTGGCCGGCGTGTGCGCTGAGCAAGGCATGCCGGCGATGGCGCTGCTGGACCGGGACGGCGTTTATGGCGCGCCACGGTTTCATCTGGCGGCGAAGAAGTTGGGGGTCAAGGCGCACATCGGGGCGGAAGTGACTACGTCGGTTTCACGTTTTCCGTTTCACGTTTCCCGAACCGCTCCTGATGAGCAACGTGAAACCAGAAGCGTGAAACGTGAAACCTTCTTCCGCCTTCCCCTCCTCGTTGCCTCCCGCGGCGGCTACCAGAACCTCTGCCGTCTGATCACCCGCATGAAGCTCCGCGCGCCGAAGATTCCGCTGGAATCGCGTCCGGAGACGTTCGCGTCGGCGACGCTGGAGGAAGCTGCCGGGTTTTCCAGCGGATTGATTTGCCTGACCGGCGGCCCTGAAGGTCCGCTGGCGGCGGCGCTGAGCGCGGGCGGCGAAGAGGCGGGACGCGAGTGCCTTGCCGGGCTGACAGAAATTTTTGGGCGCGAGGGCGTGTACGTCGAGTTGCAGCGGCACTTCGACCGCAACGAAGAAGCGCGCAACCAGGCGGCGCTCGGGCTGGCGCGCAGTTTGAAGCTGCCTGTGGTGGCCACGAACGGCGTGTGTCATGCGACGGAAGCAGAGTGCGAACTGCTCGACGTCTTTACCGCCATCGGCGCGCACACCACGCTCGACGGAGCGGGGCGGCTACTGGCGCGCAACGGTGAGCGCAGGATCAAGCCGCCGTCGGAGATGGCGCGATTGTTTGCCGATCTGCCGGAGGCAATCGCGGCGACGGAAGAAATTTCTTCACGGCTGGAATTTTCGCTGGCGGATTTGGGATACGAGTTTCCGCGCTATCCGGCGCCGGACGGCGAAACGGAGATGTCGTTTCTGCGCAAGCGGACGGAAGAGGGCGCTCGCGAGCGTTATCAGGCCCGCGCGCGAACGGATTCGGACCGCAATCTCTGGGCGCGGGCGAAGCGTCAGATTGAGCGCGAGCTGGCGCTGATCGAAAAGCTGAAGCTGGCCGGCTACTTCCTGATCGTGTGGGACATCGTGCGCTTTTGCCGCGAGCAGGGGATCCTGGCGCAGGGGCGCGGCTCGGCGGCGAACAGCGCGGTGTGCTACTCGCTGGGGATCACCGCGGTCGATCCGGTCGGGATGGAATTGCTGTTCGAGCGCTTCCTCTCGGAAGAGCGCGGCGAGTGGCCCGACATCGACCTCGACCTGCCGTCGGGCGACCGGCGCGAGCGCGTCATTCAGCACGTATACGAGCGCTACGGCAAGCTGGGCGCGGCGATGACGGCGAACGTCATCACGTATCGCGGGCGGCTGGCGGCGCGCGAGATGGGCAAGGCGCTGGGCTTCGATGAGGAGACGACGGGCAGACTGTCATCACTGGTCGGCTCGTGGGAATACAAAGATCCCGACGACACGCTGAAGCGCCAGTTCCGGCAGGCGGGGTTCGACCTGCGGCACCCGCGCATGCGGAAATTTTTTGAGCTGTGCCTGCGCGTGCAGGACCTGCCGCGGCATTTGGGACAGCACTCGGGCGGCATGGTGATCTGCCAGGGGCAACTGGATTCGGTGGCGCCGCTGGAACCGGCGTCGATGCCCGGGCGCGTGGTGGTGCAGTGGGACAAAGACGACTGCGCCGACATGGGCATCATCAAGGTGGACCTGCTCGGGCTGGGCATGATGGCTGTGCTCGAAGATTCGCTTGGGCTGATCCGCGATCACTATCAAGAGGATGTCGATCTCGCCCAGTTGCCGGCCAACGATCCCGAGGTCTACGCGGCGCTGAAAAAAGCCGACACCGTCGGCATGTTCCAGATCGAGAGCCGCGCGCAGATGTCGTGCCTGCCGCGCATGAAGCCGGAGCGGTTTTACGACATCGTGGTGCAGGTGGCGATCATCCGGCCGGGGCCGATCGTGGGCAAGATGGTGAACCCGTACCTGGAGCGGCGGCAGGGGCGGCAGAAAGTGGAGTATCCGCATCCGTCGCTGGAGCCGGTGCTGGAGCGAACGCTGGGCGTGCCGATCTTCCAGGAGCAGCTGCTGCGCATGGCCATGATTGCCGCTGGCTTTACCGGCGGCGAGGCGGAAGAACTGCGTCGCGCCTTCGGCTTCAAACGCGCCGAAGCGCGCATGGTGGACGTGGAGAAGAAACTGCGCGCGGGCATGCAGCGCAACGGCATCGAGCCGGCGGCGCAGGAGGCAATCCTGCACGCCATCACGTCGTTCGCGCTGTACGGGTTTCCCGAGTCGCACGCGGCCAGCTTCGCGCTGCTGGCGTATGCGAGCGCCTATTTGAAGTGCCATTACCTGGCCGCGTTCACCGCCGCCATGCTCAACAATCAGCCCATGGGCTTTTACGCGCCGGCCACGCTGGTGAAAGACGCGCAACGCCACGGGCTGCGCGTGCTGCCGGTGGATGTTTGCCGCTCGGAATGGCTCTGCACTTTGGAAAAAACGCTTTCACCGCGGAGAAGCGGAGACGCAGAGGAAGGCGTTTCAGGTCCCACGTTCCGCGTTTCGCGCGCGTCATCGGGGCCACGCGAAACTCGAAACGCGAAACTCGAAACGCCCTGCATCTCCGTGTCTCCGCGTCTCCGCGGTGAAGAAGCTCTCGCCGTGCGGTTGGGGCTGCGCTACGTGCGCGGGATGCGCCAGGAGGCGGCGCAGGCGCTGGTGCGGGCGCGGCGGGAGCGGGCATTCGACTCGGTGGATGACCTGGTGCTGCGCGTGCCTGAGTTGCGGCGCCCGGAGTTGCTGATGCTGGCCGAGATTGGGGCGCTGAACTCAGTTGCCAGTTGCCGTTTGCCAGTTGCCAGTTACGTTTCCCGTTTCCCGTTTCACGTTTCACGAGAAGAGCAATCAGTCAGCTTCGAGCCGCGTTGCCATCCTGAAGATCCGCAAACTGCAACGGCGCGTCGCGAAAGCAAGCGTGATGAGCGTCTTGGCCGCCTCGGGAAACGGGAAACGAGAAACGAACAACGATCCGCAACCGGCAACTGGCAACCGGCAACTGGCAACCTGTTTTCCCATCGTCGTGATGCCCTCTGGCAGGTGGAGCGGGCCACGCGTCCGGCGGGGCCGCTGCTCGAACGAGTGCCGCGGGCGCCGCACGAGCACGGCGAAGACGCAGACTCGCCGCTGGAACCGATGACGCACCAAGAGCGGCTGGTGGCCGACTATCACGGCACGGGGATGACCGTTGGGCCGCATCCCATGGCGTTTCGACGCCGCGAACTTGCCGGCATGGGCGTGCGCAGCGCGATCGATCTGCCCAAGCTGCCGCACGGCAAGAAAGTGAAGTCGGCGGGATGCGTGATTGCGCGGCAACGGCCGGGAACGGCAAGCGGCTTCGTGTTCCTGAGCCTGGAAGATGAAACGGGAATCTCTAACGCGATCATCACACCCGATCTGTTCGACCAGAACCGGTTTCTGCTGGTCAGCGAGCGATTTCTGCTGATTGAGGGCACGCTGCAGAACCAGGATGGAGTTGTTTCCGTGAAAGCCGACCGCGTGCGGCCGCTCAGCGTGACGCAGGCGGAGACGGTGTCGCACGATTTCCATTAG